In the Acidobacteriota bacterium genome, GTCACGGTTCGGGTGGCCGACATCAACGGTCCACGCGGAGGCGTGGACCAGCGCTGCCGTGTGACGGTGCAGCTGCAGTCCCCCAAGCGGGCGATCGTGATCGAGGATCTGGACGCTGACGCGGCCGTGGCCATCGACCGCGTGGCGGACCGTGCCGCACGCACCGTTGCACGTCTGGTCCACACGGCCACGAACTGGCGAACGAACACCGCCGGGCGCCACGAGGTCGGCGGATGATGTGATGGGCGACATCATCGGCGCCGCGGCCCGTCAGCCCCGCTGACGTCGCCCGGCCAGCACCGAGGCCACGATGCCCGCGGCCAGGATGAGCAGAACGACGGCGAGGAGGTAGAGGTTGAAATACTCGCCCGCCAGTGCCTTGAGCCAGACGTGGGTCATCATCTTGACTCCACGACCATCAGCACAATCGCGAGCGACACCTTCAGATACCGGAACTCGTCGATCATGCCCGCCAGAGCGAAGTAGAGGCTGCGCAGCCCGAGAATTGCCAAGACATTGCTCGTAAAGACCAGGAACGGGTCACCCGTGATGGCGAAAATGGCCGGGATCGAGTCCACCGCGAAGATGAGGTCTGTGAACTCGACCATGATGAGGGCCAGGAACAACGGGGTGGCGAGCAGGGCGCCCGACGGCGCCGCGTCCACGACCCGGTCCATCTCCACGGCTGCGCCCGGCGTGGCCGCCTCGCGCGACGAGGCCGAACCCGCGCGGACGAAGAAGTGCTGCCCGTGGAAGCGCTCGGTCACCGGGAAGAGGCGGCGCGTCAGCCGGACCACCAGGTTGCGACTCGGGTCCACCTCGTCGGTCTTGAGCAGCAGCATCTTGATCCCGGTGATGATCAGGAAGGCCCCGAATACGTAGATGATCCAACTGAAGCGCTGGATGAGCTGGGCACCCACGGCGATCATGGCGCCACGCATCACGAGGGCGCCCACGATCCCCCAGAACAGCACGCGGTGCTGGTACATCGCGGGGACGGCGAAGAAGCCGAAGAGCATCGCGATGACGAAGATGTTATCCACGGCGAGCGACTTCTCGACCAGATACCCGGTCACGTACTTCACCGCCGCGCTGGCGCCATCGTTGTACACGAGACCGACGCCTTCCACCGTCGACGGGGTCAGCGTCATGAGGTCGGGGGTCAGCCCCAGGCCAAGCCAGTGGCGCTCGTAGCCGACATAAATGAAGAGTGTGAAGGCGAGACCGAGGCCAATCCAGAACGCGGACCACCCCAGGGCCTCCCGGACGGACACGACGTGGGCGGTCCGGTGAAAGACCCCAAGGTCGAGGGCCAACAGGAGCAGCACGAGGGCGAGGAAACCGAGATACATCCAGAGCATCAGACAACTCCCGAGTTAGCGCGTAACGCCTCGAGTTCCCGCCGTAGCGCGCGAACCTCGTCGAGGATCAACCGGGTGTGGGCCTCTCCATCCCCCTTGAGATCCTCGGACACCTGCGACTGCATCGCGTTGACGACCACCGCGATGAACAGGTTCAAGACCATGAACGTGGCGATCAGCAGGTAGGCCACGAAGAACAACCCAGGCAAGCGGCGACTGCGCCATGACACTGCGCGCGATGTCGGGCCAGCCCTCGACCGTCATCACCTGGAATAGCGTGAACAGCGAGGCGCCGAGGTCCCCGAAGAACTCCGGCGCGATCGCGCCGAACAGGTTCGTGGCCAGCACGGCCGACACGTAAAGCACGAGTGCCATCAGCCCGACGATCGACGCCATCCCCGGCACTGCCGTGAGCAGGGCGCTGACCACGCCGCGCATCGAGGGCACCAGCGAGACGAGCCGCAGCACACGCAGGACCCGCAAGGCGCGCAAGACGCTGAACGCGCCGCTCGCGGGCATCAGCGCAATCCCGACGACGACGAGATCGAACACACGCCACGAGTCGTGGAAGAAGCGACGCCGGTGGACGAACGCGCGCAACAGCAACTCGACCACGAACACGCCCAGCACCGTTCTGTCGATGGCCTGAAGCACGCCGCCGAGGCGTGCGACGACCGCAGGCGAGGTTTCGAGTCCGAGCGTGATGGCGTTCGCGACGATCAGCGCGGTCATGCCCTTTTCGAAGCGCACGTCCTCGATGAGCGCGCGGACGCGCTCCCGCACACCCTGTGCACCCGCGAACGGACTGGCTGTCATGGCCTCGTGGCGCCCGGGTGGTGCACAGACCGTGACGACAGGGCACGCCGCGCGGCGCTCCACCTGGTTTGTGGTGGATCCAAACAATGCCATATCGACGGGGCCACGCCCACGCACGCCCATCACAATCACGTCAATCGCGCGTTCTTCCACCATTCGGAGGATCTCAAGGTAGGGCCTGCCCAGGGTAACGGCGTTGGTAATCGCGTTCCCGCCAGCACGTGCGGCATTGCTCTCCTCAAGAAACTGAAGCTCCGTGTCGCACCGCCGCCTCTGCAACTCACTCAGAGCCCCCGACAGCTCAGGCCGAGCCTCCATCGTCTCAACCACGTGCAGGGCCGTCACGGCCGCATGGGCGCGATCCGCCAGGGAAAGCGCGAAGTCCATCGCGAATTCTGATCCGGTTGACGAATCCGTCGGACACAGGATTCGTCGCACTGATACGTCCAGTGCGGTACGGGCCGCGCCGGGAGGGGATTGTCAGAACAGGGCAGGGGCCTTCCGGAGCACCTTTTCCGCCACCGACCCCAGCGTCAGGCGATCGAACCCGCTTCGGCCATGCGTGCCCATCACGACGAGGTCGACGTCGTGTTCGACGGCGTGGCGGACGATCGCCGCCGCCGTGTTGCCCTCCGCGATCTGTGTTCGCACCGTGACGCCTGCCGACGACAGCGGCCCCAACAGCCGATGCAGGTCGTCCGCGATGGACTCCCTGGTGTCAGGCACTTGCAGCAGCCGGGCTGGATACGTCTCGGAACCCACCGGCGGGACCGGGGCCGAAAGTACGTGCAGTACGGTGATGTCGCTGCCGAACAACTGTGCGAACGCCGCGGCCCAGGCGAGCCCTGATGCCGAGAACTCTGAAAAATCGACCGGGCAGAGGATCCTCCGAATCTCTGTCACTCGTGCCGTGCCATAGTCGCCTCGCTTCCCGTGCCTCGAGCACCGGCCGGACTGCGATTGAGCCTGGGCGACGCTGCCAGCAGGAGGTCCGCCTCGCCTCTGGCACCGCAGGACGAGGGCGCGCCCCCGGGGGGGGAAACCGCGGGGGGGGGGGGGGGGGGGGGGGCGCCGGCCGGGGGGGGGCGGCCCTCCCTCCCGGGGGGGGGCGGGGGGCGGGGGGGCGGGGGGGGGGGGGGTGGGGGGGGGGGGGGGGGGGGGGGCCCTTCCCCGCCACTTCCGCGGCCACGGTGGCGCGCGTCGCCGTTGGCGCCAGTCGATGCGCCGGCGCGTGCATGATGTCGACGGCGCTGAAAACGGTCGCCCGCGCGCCATGCGCCGGATCCAGAGCCGCCAGGAACTTCAGGGCACGTGTGGCGTTTTCAGAACCATCAACGCCGATGACGACATAGCGGAGCGCGCGAATGGGTCGTCTGACAACCAGCACGGCGCATGTCGCGCCTCGGACCACCCCGCGCGACACGCTGCCGGCGAGCAACCGCCGTACGGGCCCATGGCCTCGCCAGCCCACAGCAATGACGTCCGCCCGCACTCGCCGCGCCTCGGTCAGGATGGCGTCGATTGGAGACGCATCGACGACTCGTGCGCCACCATCGGGCCACCGCTTCCTCAATGCGCGTGAGGCGCTCTGTGCGGTGAACTCCGATGTTCGGTCCAATGCGGTCAGCAGGATCGACCGCCCGTCGTCGGCCCCCACCTGCTTTGCCACGACCGCCGACCCCTGACTGCCAGCAGGCCACGGCAACCGGATGACCGTGGTCATCGCCGCTCGCGCGGAGGTCGAACCGTCTGTTGCGATGAGCACGTGGAATGGTGTGGTTGCCGGCATCGTGCCCCTCCTGTCAGGTCAACGTACCGCAATCATAGTCAATAGAGAAATAGATATTGTCACTGTGTGACTTCGTCTTTTTAGATGTATATCTCGATCGATGAATGGAGCGCGGCGACGGGGGGCCGATACCCGATCTGGACTTCACGTCCGGTCAGGCGTCCGACGACGAAGCCCCTTCGGCCGAGATTGGGTGGTGCCCTGCGCCGGGTCCGGACCGAACTCCCAGCTCGGTATGTGGATCCGCGGATCGCCGCGCTCGACCCCGACACCGGCGCCGTGGTGTGGTCGCGAAACGCCAAAGCTGCCCCGTAGAGAAGCGGCTACCTGTTTTCCGCATTAACATGCATGGCGAGGCCGGCCACT is a window encoding:
- a CDS encoding HPF/RaiA family ribosome-associated protein; translation: MRITVRTTSAWLTRIAKRRFEFALGRFSGRVHSVTVRVADINGPRGGVDQRCRVTVQLQSPKRAIVIEDLDADAAVAIDRVADRAARTVARLVHTATNWRTNTAGRHEVGG
- a CDS encoding universal stress protein — protein: MPATTPFHVLIATDGSTSARAAMTTVIRLPWPAGSQGSAVVAKQVGADDGRSILLTALDRTSEFTAQSASRALRKRWPDGGARVVDASPIDAILTEARRVRADVIAVGWRGHGPVRRLLAGSVSRGVVRGATCAVLVVRRPIRALRYVVIGVDGSENATRALKFLAALDPAHGARATVFSAVDIMHAPAHRLAPTATRATVAAEVAGKGPPPPPPPHPPPPRPPAPRPPPGGRAAPPRPAPPPPPPPPRFPPPGARPRPAVPEARRTSCWQRRPGSIAVRPVLEAREARRLWHGTSDRDSEDPLPGRFFRVLGIRARLGRGVRTVVRQRHHRTARTFGPGPAGGFRDVSSPAAASA